One part of the Anaerolineae bacterium genome encodes these proteins:
- a CDS encoding acetyltransferase: MKDSLSQPSPSVNPLSLAQLVCRAALPLDTLQVLELARHIWNGHDYIPFVWQEWLADAEGFLAVAEYGNRIAGLGKLTRLDDDEWWLEGLRVHPDFEGRGFATHIHQYLMGRWRSLGRGVVRLATASKRLAVHRICQKLGFRKVGEFGAYERQTQSAGERVDFRPVAAEELSAAFAFASQSSLLPLSYHLVDLGWQWAKPRPAYLQRYIAASQAYWWRNQSGLLCAAEDDEDEVKSLLIRWVACAPQLLSDLLRDFACLAAQSGYSKAAWIAPMQTPILEALTSAGYQSAWDFSLYIFEYAEEIN; encoded by the coding sequence ATGAAGGATTCCTTATCCCAACCCTCGCCATCTGTCAATCCATTGTCTCTGGCGCAACTGGTTTGTCGGGCAGCACTGCCGCTGGATACCCTCCAGGTGCTCGAACTGGCGCGACACATCTGGAACGGGCACGATTACATTCCCTTCGTCTGGCAGGAATGGCTGGCAGATGCGGAGGGCTTTTTAGCCGTGGCAGAATATGGCAACCGCATTGCCGGGCTGGGCAAGCTTACCCGCCTGGATGACGACGAATGGTGGCTGGAGGGATTGCGTGTGCACCCGGATTTCGAGGGCCGCGGCTTTGCCACCCACATCCATCAATACCTGATGGGGCGCTGGCGGTCTCTGGGCAGGGGCGTGGTGCGTCTGGCTACTGCCTCGAAGCGCCTGGCTGTTCATCGCATCTGTCAAAAGCTGGGCTTTCGAAAAGTGGGCGAGTTCGGCGCTTATGAAAGGCAAACCCAGTCCGCAGGAGAGAGGGTGGATTTCCGCCCGGTAGCCGCCGAAGAACTCAGCGCTGCCTTTGCGTTTGCCAGCCAGAGCTCCCTTTTGCCGTTGAGTTATCACCTGGTCGATTTGGGCTGGCAATGGGCAAAGCCCCGCCCGGCTTACCTGCAACGCTATATCGCCGCCTCCCAGGCTTATTGGTGGCGAAATCAAAGCGGCTTGCTGTGTGCCGCAGAGGATGACGAGGACGAGGTTAAAAGCCTGCTCATCCGCTGGGTTGCCTGCGCGCCGCAATTGCTGAGCGATCTCCTGAGGGACTTTGCTTGCCTGGCTGCTCAGAGCGGTTACTCAAAAGCCGCCTGGATTGCCCCCATGCAAACGCCGATTCTGGAGGCACTGACCTCCGCCGGCTATCAATCTGCCTGGGATTTTTCTCTGTACATCTTCGAGTATGCCGAAGAAATAAACTGA
- a CDS encoding peptidase S8 and S53, subtilisin, kexin, sedolisin, giving the protein MKVIFTILTLLGILGLSAFLLAPISAPAAAELQPVIILLKAQPQAEIAAQVWAEKQALLEAASAELRQAHPVSEWRRRNPAPLSRAQENDLARRFIPQALDEAQLALLKEKALRIEELRASARQEIYRRSLPVLQKSQAPLVQQIEAWGGEVVYQYTLWNAVAARLPAERLSELAALSAVAEVFEDGVLQPLLDVSVPTSGAPAFWSAGYTGQGVDVAVVDTGIDASHPALSGKVLAQKRCLDKLGTAYNSIDPSPDDVNGHGTHIAGIIGSQNSPYRGVAYGIRGLINAKAGGDDDGLYGGGASMADSDAMKCVEWAIIGNPYGAEVLNFSFGGGTAADDTPLARFWDAVVSQMNVVATIAAGNSGPNPQTLLSPGIAPNVISVANVQDYGTLYRVDDSIRNSSSRGPTAGGRKKPDLAAPGTSIVSTSSNWEGANADWVSLSGTSMAAPHVAGAAALLISAGVSDPLAVKALLINTAEDKGDPGWDSAYGWGYIDLNNAVFHLEDVYVNSVAETPDVRFYAGPALSGDTATLVWNRRVPYAGATTPPTAYTLSDLNLFAYREADNAPIGSSTSALDNVEQVKFSAAESKAVLAVRVNGDIVGAATEKFALAVPEGFTPHVGPHLTVLATLQGDLQGQAGEVITVTLMVKNSGDLKAFNNTLTLTPSANLSLLSSVPLTETLPDLAAGEVYPLSLSWSFQKQDETEAGLYFSTHSYSYETDFTSVGFIPYHNYYFPLIFR; this is encoded by the coding sequence ATGAAGGTCATATTTACCATCCTGACTCTGCTGGGCATTCTCGGCTTGAGCGCCTTTCTCCTTGCTCCGATCTCTGCGCCGGCCGCCGCAGAACTGCAACCCGTGATCATCCTCCTGAAAGCGCAACCTCAGGCAGAGATTGCCGCTCAGGTGTGGGCAGAAAAGCAAGCCCTGCTCGAGGCCGCCAGCGCCGAACTGCGCCAGGCGCACCCCGTCTCGGAATGGCGCCGCCGCAATCCAGCCCCTCTGAGCCGCGCTCAGGAAAATGACCTTGCCCGGCGCTTCATTCCTCAAGCCCTGGATGAAGCGCAACTCGCTCTCCTGAAAGAAAAAGCCCTGCGCATCGAAGAACTTCGTGCGTCTGCCCGCCAGGAGATTTACCGCCGCAGCCTGCCTGTCTTGCAAAAAAGCCAGGCTCCTCTGGTGCAACAGATCGAAGCCTGGGGCGGCGAAGTGGTTTATCAATATACTTTGTGGAACGCCGTGGCAGCCCGCCTGCCTGCAGAGCGGTTGTCAGAGTTAGCGGCGTTGAGCGCGGTTGCCGAGGTGTTCGAAGACGGCGTGCTGCAACCGCTGCTGGATGTCTCGGTGCCGACCAGCGGCGCGCCAGCCTTCTGGAGCGCTGGCTACACGGGACAGGGGGTGGATGTGGCGGTGGTGGACACGGGCATTGACGCCAGCCACCCCGCCCTGAGCGGCAAAGTGCTTGCCCAAAAGCGTTGTTTGGATAAATTAGGCACTGCCTATAATTCTATTGATCCATCCCCGGATGATGTCAATGGTCATGGCACTCATATTGCGGGCATCATTGGCAGCCAGAACAGTCCATATCGGGGCGTAGCTTACGGCATTCGGGGGTTGATAAATGCAAAGGCAGGCGGGGATGATGATGGTCTCTATGGTGGCGGTGCAAGTATGGCCGATTCTGATGCAATGAAGTGTGTGGAGTGGGCAATCATCGGTAACCCGTATGGGGCAGAAGTGCTCAACTTCAGCTTTGGCGGTGGTACTGCTGCGGATGATACCCCTCTGGCGCGCTTTTGGGATGCGGTGGTCAGCCAGATGAATGTGGTTGCCACCATCGCAGCTGGAAACAGTGGGCCCAACCCTCAAACACTTCTTTCGCCTGGTATTGCGCCGAACGTGATCAGCGTCGCAAATGTGCAGGATTACGGTACGCTCTACCGGGTGGACGATTCGATTCGCAATAGTTCCAGCCGCGGTCCCACCGCCGGCGGGCGCAAGAAGCCCGACCTGGCTGCCCCTGGCACGAGCATCGTCTCCACCTCAAGCAACTGGGAAGGGGCAAACGCTGATTGGGTTTCGCTGAGCGGGACAAGCATGGCCGCGCCGCATGTGGCTGGGGCGGCGGCGTTGTTAATCAGCGCCGGGGTGAGCGATCCCCTGGCAGTGAAAGCCCTGCTGATCAACACCGCCGAAGACAAAGGCGACCCCGGCTGGGACTCAGCCTACGGCTGGGGATATATCGATCTCAATAACGCCGTTTTTCACCTCGAGGATGTGTATGTCAACTCGGTCGCCGAGACGCCCGATGTGCGTTTCTATGCCGGGCCGGCTCTCAGCGGCGATACAGCCACCCTGGTGTGGAACCGCCGCGTGCCCTATGCTGGCGCAACTACCCCACCAACTGCCTACACCCTGAGCGACCTGAACCTCTTTGCCTACCGCGAAGCCGACAATGCCCCCATCGGCAGCAGCACCAGCGCCCTGGACAACGTAGAACAGGTTAAATTTTCTGCCGCCGAAAGCAAAGCCGTTCTGGCAGTGCGGGTCAACGGAGACATCGTCGGCGCAGCGACAGAGAAATTTGCTCTGGCAGTGCCGGAGGGCTTTACGCCGCACGTCGGACCGCATCTGACCGTTCTGGCGACGCTGCAGGGCGACCTGCAGGGACAGGCCGGCGAGGTGATTACCGTGACCCTGATGGTCAAGAACAGCGGCGATCTCAAAGCTTTCAACAACACGCTGACGCTCACGCCTTCCGCCAACCTGAGCCTGCTCTCCAGCGTGCCTCTCACCGAGACCCTGCCCGATTTAGCCGCCGGCGAGGTTTATCCGCTCAGCCTCTCGTGGAGCTTTCAAAAGCAGGACGAAACCGAAGCCGGGTTATATTTCTCTACCCACAGCTATTCCTACGAGACCGACTTTACTTCGGTTGGTTTCATTCCCTACCACAACTACTATTTTCCTCTCATCTTCCGATAA